The following is a genomic window from Clostridium fungisolvens.
ATGGCAGGATATGTTGCAAAAGCTCCTCAGCAAACAGCAGAAGTAGCAGCTAATATTAGAAAATATGCTACACTAACTCCAGCAGTTACGTACTTTATAGTATTTTTAATAATATTCTTCTTATATCCGATGACTAAAGAAGCTCTTACAGAAATTCAGGCTGAATTGGAAAGAAGAAGAGCTGCAAGATAATCAAAACTATTATTGAATGTCTATAGTAAATGAAAATTACAAGGATACCAAAGATGTTGGTGTCCTTGTATTACTATGGAGGATTATCAATTTTAAATAATCAACTATGAATGAAATGGTTTGAATAATTTTATTGAGAGTGAAAGTGGACAATTTTTGCAATGTTAATAGCAAGAATAGCATATTTTTAAAATTAAGTTTCCTTTATAATTAAGACATACTTTTTATAATTTATGAGGTGAATATAAATGATTATTGATAAATTAGAGAATGGAACAGAGTATTATGGACTTGGGGGAAGAATAAAGAAAGCTCTTGAGTATTTAAAAGGTACAGATTTAGCTGAATTAGAGCCAGGAAAATATGAAATTGAAAATGATGAGATTTATGCAATGGTTTCTGAGTATGATACTAAATTGGTAGAAGGTGTATTATGGGAAGCTCATAAGAGCTATATAGATATTCAATACATGATTAATGGCTCAGAAAAGATGGGATATACAAATGCAGAAAACATAGAAACCACTGTTGAGTACGATGCAGAAAAGGACATTCTTTTTGGTACAGCACATGGAGATTTTGTTACAGTGGAAGAGGGTATGTTTATTATATTTAAGCCACAAGATGGACATATGCCTTCTATAAGTGTTGAAAAGCCAGAAAGAATAAAGAAGGTAGTGGTTAAGGTACTAGCTGAGTAAAAAAGTCAGAGTAAGAATCTTACATTGAATGAAGATAGATATATGTTTGTATTTCAAGAGTATATTAGAGTAGAGCTAGAATTTAAAATTACAGAGCCGATACTTATTATAACTAACAGAAGAAGACATCAAGATTATGGTGTCTTTCTTACTTTATAAGAAAGCATAAAATCTTTAGGCTAGTTAAAGCTAAATTTTTAAATATTTTAGAAGTTTTTTATTATGCTATACTATTCGTTAAAAAATACACAATATTGATATGCTAATAAATATATAGTATACTCTATATATTGAGGAAATATTTGATGACTATTAATATAAGAATAAAATTAGCCAATGATTTTAGGGGGAAATGCAATGCTTTATATTGAAGAAGACTCTAGTCAAGAATTCCAAGATAAACTGAAATATCTAAAGCTCCTATCTAATAATTATCCAACAGTAGCTGATGCCTGTACGGAAATAATTAACCTGCAAGCTATTTTAAATCTTCCCAAAGGAACTGAACATTTTCTATCAGATATCCATGGAGAATACGAATCTTTTATTCATGTATTGAATAATGCTTCTGGAGTTATAAAACGTAAGATTAATGATGTTTTTGGCAACTTACTTAGTCAAAAGGAGATGAAAAGTCTTGCAACTCTAATATATTATCCAGAACGAAAAATAGAACTAGAGCTTAAAGATCAGTCTAATATAGAGGATTGGTATAAGATAACCTTATATAGGCTTATTGATATGTGCAGATACGCATCTTCAAAATATACCCGTTCAAAGGTAAGAAAAGCTTTGCCAAAGGATTTTGCTTATATTATAGAAGAGCTTTTACATGAACAGCCTGACAGACTTGATAAGGAAAAATACTACGAAGAAATAGTAAAAACCATAATTAGAGTGGGACGAGCTAAAGAATTTATAGTTGCTCTATCTAAGCTCATTCAAAGGCTGGTAATTGATAGGCTTCATATTATAGGGGATATATTTGATAGAGGTCCAGGGCCAGATATCATAATGGATACACTCATAAACTATCACTCTATAGATATCCAGTGGGGAAATCATGATATAGTTTGGATGGGAGCAGCAGCAGGAAGTGAAGCCTGCATTGCAACAGTCCTTAGAACCAGTACTAGATATGGTAACTTAAGTACCATAGAAGATGGCTATGGAATAAATCTATTGCCTTTAGCTACCTTTGCTATGGAATTTTATAACGATGATAAGTGTGAGATATTTAAGCCTAAGCTTGAAAACGATAGAGCCTGTAGTGAAAAAGATGCAGAGCTTATGGCTAAGATGCATAAAGCCATAACAGTAATTCAGTTTAAGTTAGAAGGCGAGGTAATTAAAAGACGTCCTTACTTCGGAATGGATGATAGATTGCTATTAGATAAAATAAACTATGAGCAAGGTACTATTGATTTTGATGGACAAATATATAAATTAAAAGACTGCCATTTCCCAACTATAAATTCTAGTAATCCTTATGAATTGATTCCAGAAGAAATAGAGCTAATAGAGAAGCTAAAATCTTCATTTTTAAACAGTGAAAAACTTCAAAAGCATGTTAGATTTCTTTTTGCAAAGGGAAGTATGTATTTAAAGTATAATTCTAACCTTCTATTTCATGGATGTATTCCACTAAGCGAAGATGGAAGTTTTAGAAAAGTTAGTATAGGAGCTTCCGGTAAGAAATACAGTGGGAAAGCTTATTTAGATAGGTTAGAGATTTTAGTTAGAGAAGGGTATTTTTATAAGAATAATCCTGAAGCTAAACTCTATGGCATGGATATAATCTGGTATCTATGGAACGGTAAGGACTCACCGCTTTTTGGTAAGGATAAGATGACTACCTTTGAAAGGTATTTTATAGAGGATAAGGCAACCCATGTTGAGAAGAAAAATTATTACTTTGAGCTGGAAGATGATGAAAAAGCTTGCAATATGATCTTTGAGGAATTTGGATTAGATCCTAAAGTTTCTCATATAATTAATGGACATGTGCCTGTAAAGATAAAAAAAGGGGAGAGTCCAATAAAGGCAAATGGAAAGCTTCTTGTTATAGATGGAGGTTTCTCCAGAGCGTATCAACCTGAGACAGGAATAGCAGGTTATACTTTAATATATAATTCCTATGGGCTTTTACTAGTATCCCATGAACCTTTTGAATCTACTCAAAAGGCTATAGAGGAAGAAAAAGACATCCTTTCAACTACAATAGTACTAGAACAGGAAGTCGATCGAAAGAGAGTTGGAGATACGGATATTGGGGAAGAATTAAAGATTCAGATTCAGGATTTGGAGTGGCTTCTCGATGCCTATAGGAAGGGAATAATAAAGGAGCTAAGATAGTAAAAATAAAAAGGTGCATAATTAACTTTCGAGTTAACTATGTACCTTTAATATGTGGATTTCTATCTAAATAATGTGGGTTATTATTAAAATAGAGTGAGTAAATATTTGGTATTTGTGGACAACTTTTGAGTTTTGGGCTATATTAAACTATCTAGCTGCTCTAACAGCTTCAACAAATTTAGCTGCAGTTTCTGTAACTAAGTCATAATTTCCAGTACTTGCTCCCTTAGTTAAATCACTGCCTGTACCAACTGCAATGGCACCAGCCTTAATCCAGTCCTTTACATTGTCAAGATTTACTCCGCCTGTTGGCATAAAGTTACCTTGAGGAATAGGTCCCTTAAAGGAGCTGATTATAGATGGTCCGAAGGCGTTGCCTGGGAATACTTTTAGAATCTCAACACCTAATTCAAGAGCTTCTACAGCTTCTTTTACTGTCATGATGCCAGTCATTATAGCAATTCTATATCTGTTGCAAAGCTTCACTGTTTCATGATTTAAACTAGGGCTTACTATGTATTTCGCTCCTGCTAAAATACAAGCTCTTGCAGTTTCAGGATCAAGTACAGTTCCAGCTCCTATGAGGATTTCCTTATCATCCTTATAAATCTCTGATAACTCTTTTATAATATCCAAAGCTCCAGGAACTGTCATAGTGATTTCCAAAGCCTTAATTCCGCCTTTTTTTACCGCTTCAACAATCTTTATACCTTCTTCTTTAGAGTTAGCTCTTATAACAGCTACAAGTCCATATTCACTTAACTTCTTTATAGTTTCTATCCTTTTCATTTTACACCTCTTAAAGTTTCATGATTAGGTTATGGTTAATATCATTGTATAAATTTAGGCGTTGTAAAGCTCATTAAATCATTGAGGAGCGACACCTAAATTTATACACAGTGCTTAAGCATACCTAGGAGTATTACACCCCTGAGTAAGCGGAGAAACCGCCATCTATTGGGATGACTATACCATTTACAAAGCTTGAAGCGTCTTCATTTACTAAGAATAGAAGTGCGCCTATAAGTTCTTCGGCTTCTCCAAATCTACCCATTGGAGTGCTGTTAAGTATCTTATGTGAACGCTCAGTATAGCTTCCATCAGGGTTTTTAAGTAGTGCTTCATTTTGCTTAGTTACAAAGAAGCCTGGTGCTATAGCATTTACTCTTATGCCAACCTTTGAAAAATGAACTGCAAGCCATTGAGTAAAGTTTGATATAGCAGCTTTTGCACCTGAATATGCAGGGATTTTTGTAAGTGGAGTAAAGGCATTCATTGATGAAATGTTTATGATGTTGCAGCCTTTTCTTCCTATCATATCTTTTGAGAATTCTTGAGTTGGAAGTAGTGTTCCAAGGAAGTTTAGATCAAATACAAATCTTACTCCATTTTCATCAAGATCGAAGAAGGTTATAAGGTCTTCATTGCCTTCTTTTAAATCTTCTTCATATAAATATTCCTTTGTTGTTGTGCCTTTAGGATTGTTTCCACCAGCTCCATTTATAAGTATGTCGCATGGACCAAACTTTTCTAATACAACTTCATGAGCTTTTTTAAGACTAGCTTTATCAAGTACATTAGCTTCAACACCGATAGCGATTTTTCCGTTTGCAACAACTTCAGCAGCCTTCTTTTCAGCATTTTCTAATCTTAAATCAAGTATTGCAACCTTTGCACCACATTCAGCAAGGGCATCAGTCCAAGAGCTTCCAAGAACTCCAGCACCACCAGTTATTACTACAACTTTGTCTTTTAAGTCTATATTAAAAGGTAATTTCATATTATTTATCTCCTTTATTTGTTTTTTCAAGAGTTTCCCATATTCCTGTGATATACATAGCGCCTAAGGCACGATCATATAAACCATAGCCAGGTCTGCCAGTTTCACCCCAGATCATTCTTCCGTGGTCAGGACGAAGGTAGCCATCAAAATTATTCTTATGAAGTACTTTCATGATTTCAACTATATCTAAAGAACCGCAAGGGGAGTAGTGAGCACTTTCTTCAAAGCTACCATCTTCAAGAAGTTTTACATTTCTAACATGCATGAAGTGGATACGCCCTTGGCTTGCATATTTATCTACCATTTTTACTATATCATTGAAGCTTGCTGATCCAAGAGAACCTGTACAGAAAGTAAGTCCATTATATTTGCTATCTACAAGCTTTAGGAATCTATCTAGGTTCTTCTCGTTAGTTATAATTCTTGGAAGACCAAAAATATTGTATGGAGGGTCATCTGGATGAATAGCCATCTTTATATCACATTGCTCTGCAACTGGGATGATTTGCTTTAAGAAATATTCTAAGTTGCTCCATAAAGCTTCTTCATCAACCTTTGAGTATTTTTCGAATAAATCTGCCATTTGATCTTTAGTGTAGCTTGAATCCCAACCTGGAAGTGATAGTTCACCAGTAAGCGGATCCATTTTTTCTAATTGATCTTTATAATAAACAAGTGCAGTAGAGCCATCATCTAAAACCTTATCAAGCTGAGTTCTTGTCCAGTCAAATACTGGCATGAAGTTATAACATATTACCTTAACTCCAGCTTTTGCAAGGCTTCTTATATTTTCTTTATAGTTTTCAATATATCTATCTCTACTTGGAAGACCAAGTTTTATATCTTCATGAACTGGAACACTTTCTATAACATCAAACTTTAAGTTAGCAGCTTCTACATCAGCTTTTAACTTAAGAATGCTTTCCATGCTCCATTTTTCTCCTACAGGAACATCGTAAATTGCAGTTACAATACTGTACATGCTTGGAATTTGTCTAATATATTGAAGCGTAACAGCATCGTCGGCTCCATACCATCTAAATGATAATTTCATAATGTTAATCCTCCAATTCTAAATAGTGTTTTATATTTTTAAAGCAGATACCTTCAATAATTTCTTTTAGTAGTTCAGTATCATTTTCAAATTCTTCATCATCTACAAGAGTGCCTATAAAGGTACACAAGATTCTTCTAAAATAATCATGTCTTGCATAGGACAAAAAGCTTCTTGAATCTGTCAGCATACCAACAAAGTAAGCTAAAGTGCCTTGACTAGCTAGTGCCTTTAAGTGTTCATTGATTCCTTCCTTATGATCGTTAAACCACCAAGCAGCACCAAATTGAACCTTTCCTTTTATCCCATCTTGTCCAAAACAGTGAGGAAGTGCAGAGAGTACAAGGTTATCCTTTGGATTTAAGGTGTATATTATTGTTTTAGGAAGAGCTGAGCCATTATCCATTGAAGCTATCAGTTTTGATATGTGAGGTGCAATATTGAAATCA
Proteins encoded in this region:
- a CDS encoding SDR family oxidoreductase gives rise to the protein MKLPFNIDLKDKVVVITGGAGVLGSSWTDALAECGAKVAILDLRLENAEKKAAEVVANGKIAIGVEANVLDKASLKKAHEVVLEKFGPCDILINGAGGNNPKGTTTKEYLYEEDLKEGNEDLITFFDLDENGVRFVFDLNFLGTLLPTQEFSKDMIGRKGCNIINISSMNAFTPLTKIPAYSGAKAAISNFTQWLAVHFSKVGIRVNAIAPGFFVTKQNEALLKNPDGSYTERSHKILNSTPMGRFGEAEELIGALLFLVNEDASSFVNGIVIPIDGGFSAYSGV
- a CDS encoding bifunctional 4-hydroxy-2-oxoglutarate aldolase/2-dehydro-3-deoxy-phosphogluconate aldolase; this translates as MKRIETIKKLSEYGLVAVIRANSKEEGIKIVEAVKKGGIKALEITMTVPGALDIIKELSEIYKDDKEILIGAGTVLDPETARACILAGAKYIVSPSLNHETVKLCNRYRIAIMTGIMTVKEAVEALELGVEILKVFPGNAFGPSIISSFKGPIPQGNFMPTGGVNLDNVKDWIKAGAIAVGTGSDLTKGASTGNYDLVTETAAKFVEAVRAAR
- a CDS encoding YhcH/YjgK/YiaL family protein, with translation MIIDKLENGTEYYGLGGRIKKALEYLKGTDLAELEPGKYEIENDEIYAMVSEYDTKLVEGVLWEAHKSYIDIQYMINGSEKMGYTNAENIETTVEYDAEKDILFGTAHGDFVTVEEGMFIIFKPQDGHMPSISVEKPERIKKVVVKVLAE
- a CDS encoding fructose-1,6-bisphosphatase yields the protein MLYIEEDSSQEFQDKLKYLKLLSNNYPTVADACTEIINLQAILNLPKGTEHFLSDIHGEYESFIHVLNNASGVIKRKINDVFGNLLSQKEMKSLATLIYYPERKIELELKDQSNIEDWYKITLYRLIDMCRYASSKYTRSKVRKALPKDFAYIIEELLHEQPDRLDKEKYYEEIVKTIIRVGRAKEFIVALSKLIQRLVIDRLHIIGDIFDRGPGPDIIMDTLINYHSIDIQWGNHDIVWMGAAAGSEACIATVLRTSTRYGNLSTIEDGYGINLLPLATFAMEFYNDDKCEIFKPKLENDRACSEKDAELMAKMHKAITVIQFKLEGEVIKRRPYFGMDDRLLLDKINYEQGTIDFDGQIYKLKDCHFPTINSSNPYELIPEEIELIEKLKSSFLNSEKLQKHVRFLFAKGSMYLKYNSNLLFHGCIPLSEDGSFRKVSIGASGKKYSGKAYLDRLEILVREGYFYKNNPEAKLYGMDIIWYLWNGKDSPLFGKDKMTTFERYFIEDKATHVEKKNYYFELEDDEKACNMIFEEFGLDPKVSHIINGHVPVKIKKGESPIKANGKLLVIDGGFSRAYQPETGIAGYTLIYNSYGLLLVSHEPFESTQKAIEEEKDILSTTIVLEQEVDRKRVGDTDIGEELKIQIQDLEWLLDAYRKGIIKELR
- the uxuA gene encoding mannonate dehydratase encodes the protein MKLSFRWYGADDAVTLQYIRQIPSMYSIVTAIYDVPVGEKWSMESILKLKADVEAANLKFDVIESVPVHEDIKLGLPSRDRYIENYKENIRSLAKAGVKVICYNFMPVFDWTRTQLDKVLDDGSTALVYYKDQLEKMDPLTGELSLPGWDSSYTKDQMADLFEKYSKVDEEALWSNLEYFLKQIIPVAEQCDIKMAIHPDDPPYNIFGLPRIITNEKNLDRFLKLVDSKYNGLTFCTGSLGSASFNDIVKMVDKYASQGRIHFMHVRNVKLLEDGSFEESAHYSPCGSLDIVEIMKVLHKNNFDGYLRPDHGRMIWGETGRPGYGLYDRALGAMYITGIWETLEKTNKGDK